One genomic window of [Clostridium] scindens ATCC 35704 includes the following:
- a CDS encoding COG1361 S-layer family protein: protein MKRLKQILSGVFIAALVAVSAMPAQKAEAAVPELSIASKDNKAPVYQAGKAQKWTLVISNNTNNAMENVVIAPELGDTGDAWPFQTDFQSYRKTISMLPANSQEEVAFEFTQREDVPTARYTLVFKGYIGDDQEAKVTQNFYVNTTAKPEEKKDSTPGGGSDQPQAVYAGGDEGIEAGGFSNGGASFSGGGSEGSGSVPRVIVTGFTTDPAEVRAGSDFTLTIHLKNTSKSTRVSNMLFNLNAPTEGKDEQTMAPAFLPTSGASSIYLDGIAANGTADISIQLNAKADLLQKPYSIDMGMKYEDANAAQIEADSSISIPVKQDARFEFSDFDISPEAIAVGEEGNVSCSLYNLGRIKLYNVKATFEGAGIKKEEVFVGNVESGAAASIDAMLEGKKATKGPAKVTMTLSYEDEAGKVSTTTKDLQLEVTEMSADDAAMMEIPQEEQGKVPVVPIAIAVVIIVGIVVAVVIIRKKKKKQMLNEEEGLLDELDGPSEDEH from the coding sequence GCAGGAAAAGCCCAGAAGTGGACACTGGTGATTTCCAATAATACCAACAATGCTATGGAAAATGTAGTAATAGCGCCAGAACTGGGAGATACCGGGGATGCATGGCCGTTTCAGACGGATTTCCAAAGTTACCGCAAAACCATCAGCATGCTACCGGCCAACTCACAGGAGGAAGTGGCATTTGAATTTACCCAGAGAGAAGATGTTCCTACCGCCAGATATACGCTGGTTTTTAAAGGATATATCGGTGATGATCAGGAGGCTAAAGTAACCCAGAATTTTTACGTGAATACGACAGCGAAGCCGGAAGAAAAGAAGGACAGCACGCCTGGCGGCGGTTCTGACCAGCCGCAGGCTGTCTACGCCGGAGGAGATGAGGGCATCGAAGCAGGAGGATTCAGCAACGGCGGGGCATCTTTTAGCGGTGGCGGCTCGGAAGGCTCCGGGTCTGTCCCAAGGGTCATTGTCACAGGCTTCACCACGGATCCTGCGGAGGTGCGCGCCGGAAGCGACTTCACACTGACTATCCATCTGAAGAATACTTCCAAGTCCACCAGAGTCAGCAATATGCTGTTCAATCTGAACGCTCCGACGGAAGGAAAGGATGAGCAGACTATGGCTCCCGCATTCCTTCCTACATCCGGTGCGAGCTCTATTTATCTGGACGGAATCGCGGCCAATGGAACGGCGGATATATCCATCCAGCTCAATGCCAAGGCAGACCTGCTTCAGAAGCCGTACAGCATCGACATGGGCATGAAGTATGAAGACGCCAATGCTGCTCAGATAGAGGCGGATTCCAGCATCTCGATTCCTGTCAAGCAGGATGCAAGGTTTGAGTTCAGCGACTTTGATATAAGCCCGGAGGCCATTGCGGTGGGAGAAGAAGGAAATGTTTCCTGCAGCCTCTATAATCTGGGACGCATCAAACTATATAATGTGAAGGCTACCTTTGAAGGGGCTGGCATTAAGAAGGAAGAAGTGTTTGTAGGAAATGTAGAATCCGGCGCGGCGGCATCCATAGACGCGATGCTGGAAGGCAAGAAGGCAACAAAGGGACCGGCAAAGGTCACGATGACGCTGAGTTACGAAGATGAGGCCGGAAAAGTCTCCACAACCACCAAAGATCTTCAGTTGGAAGTGACAGAGATGAGCGCGGACGATGCCGCGATGATGGAAATCCCGCAAGAAGAGCAAGGCAAAGTCCCGGTAGTGCCGATCGCAATCGCTGTAGTCATCATTGTGGGGATTGTCGTGGCAGTCGTTATCATCAGAAAAAAGAAGAAAAAGCAGATGTTAAATGAAGAGGAGGGATTGCTGGATGAATTGGATGGACCTTCTGAGGATGAGCACTAG